The following is a genomic window from Deltaproteobacteria bacterium.
AACATGCAAGACAACCCGACTTATGGGGATCTGGTGGAAGAGATCCTGGCCTTCCTCCGGGATGCCGTGGAGCGGGCGGTTCAGGGCGGCGTCCGCAGGGATCGAATCATCCTGGATCCAGGGATCGGTTTCGGGAAGACTTTTGACCACAACCTGATTCTCCTGAGGGATCTGGAGCGGTTTCGCTCCCTGGGGCTTCCCCTCCTCGTAGGGACCTCCAACAAGGCTTTTATCGGACATATCCTCAAAAGGGAACCCCATGAGAGGACCACGGGGACCATGGCCACCGTAGCAGCCGCGGTCCTGAACGGGGCCCACATAGTCAGGGTCCATGCCGTAAAGGAGGCGGTTGAAACGGTGCGCATCATCGACGCGATCAAGCGGGGGCGTGCCGATTAGGGCGGCGGACTCCCGGCCGTCACTATTTGAGGGATTTGCTCGAAACGCCACCTTAATGATGCAAGAGGTCGAAGCGTGCTATTCTGTATCGACGTAGGGAATACGAACATTGTCTGGGGGATCACCGACGGGGACCATATCCTGAACCACTGGAGAATCCGGACTGAAAGGGACATCACGGCCGATGAACTGGGTATCCTGATCCATAACCTGTTCAGGAACTCCGGCCACCGGCTGGAAGAGGTTTCCGACATAATCATCTCCTGCGTGGTCCCGCCTCTCCTGAACACCTTGGAGGAATTTTGCAGCAGGTATTTCAAGGTGGCGCCCTTGATCGTGGGACCGGAGACGGACACCGGAATGCCTATCCTCTACGATAATCCCAGGGAAGTCGGGGCGGACCGCATCGTCAATGCAGTGGCCGCTTACGAGAAATACAAGAATGCCCTGGTCATCGTTGACTTCGGCACCGCCACCACCTTTGACTGTGTTTCACCTGAGGGGGCCTATATCGGGGGCGCCATCGCCCCTGGGGTGATCATCTCCTGCGAGGCCCTTTTCCAGAAGGCATCCAAGTTGCCCCGGGTGGAGATTTTCGTTCGGCCAAAGGAAGTAATCGCCAAGGATACCATCAGCAGCATGAACGTGGGCATTGTTTACGGGTATGCTGGGCTGGTGGATGGCATTGTCGGTCGGATCAAAAGAGAGATGGCCTCGAATCCGACGGTGCTGGCGACCGGGGGACTGGCTCCTTTGATTTGCGAGGTATCGGAAACCATCGATCGGGTGGAAGAGTATCTTACCCTGGAAGGTCTCATGTCCATTTTCAAGAGGAACCGGTGACACTCAAGGCCCAAGGCCTGAATACAGGAGATGGAATCGGTGTAATGGCACCCGCCGGGCCGGTCTTTCCCGAGGCGGTCCGTAAAGGGATGGAACTCCTCGAATCAAGAGGCTTCAGGGTCCATCCTGCCCCCCACCTCTTCGATCGTAAGGGGTATCTGGCCGGAGAAGACGATGTGCGAGCCAGGGATCTTCTGGACCTGTTTGAAGATCCTTCAGTGAAGGCCATTCTTTGCGCCAGGGGCGGTTATGGGACCCTGAGGATCCTGGACAAGATCGATTACGGCCTCATCTCCCGGAATCCCAAGATCCTTGTTGGTTACAGCGACATAACGGCCCTTCTTCTCGCCCTTTATGAAAAAACCGGATTGGTTACCTTCCACGGGCCCATGGTGACGGACCTGGGCCGAAAGGCCGCCCGGAACCTGGATGGCCTGCTCTCACTCCTCTCATCACATGAATCTTTTCCCCCGGTCCGTCTGAAGGGCCCTGTTATCAGGCCGGGAAAGACCAAGGGGGTGCTCCTGGGAGGGAACCTGGCCCTCTTGTGCCACATGGTGGGAACGCCCTTCATGCCGACATTGGATGGCGCCGTTCTCTTTTTGGAAGAAACAGGGGAGGCCCCGTATCGGATTGATCGCATGATCACCCAGTTGAAGTTGGGGGGCTACCTGGAAGGCCTTTCCGGGCTGCTCCTGGGTGAGTTTTCAAACTGTGGGAGCGCCGAGACCCTCTTTGGAATCTTCAGGGATACCTTTTCAGACCACCGGATCCCCATTATCGCCGGATTGCCCGTGGGACACGGGCTTGAGAACATCCTTCTTCCCGTGGGGATCGAGGTTGCCCTTGATACGGAAAAAAAGACCCTGCGTCTCCTTGAGTCCGGGATTCTTAGTTGATACGGAAACCCCTGGGGAGAGACACCGGGGAGGGATCGGACCTCCTTTTTTTGACGGATTCGCTCCCTCGATCCGGTCGCCGTGGCTCCGGCATCCTTTTGAGACGTAATGGCCCATGCATCTTTTTTCCAGATGCCTTTGAGACCATTGGGAGGAGGGTTGAAATCGCTTTTTGTGTTGTAAAACCCGGGGGATGATGATAATGGAACAGGCACCTTACCCGTAACGGGAACCAGGGGATCTTCCCCTGGCCCATCGGCCGGCAGAAATCATCCCCGCCGCGCCACTCTGCTCACGAATACCCGTGTATCGGCCGAATCGGGCCTAGAAAGGCAGTTTGCGGCAATCCCATGGATTTCGTCAGATCGCTCGGTTCCGAAACGCTCAATCTCGTCCACAGGCTGGGGCGCATGGGTATTTTCCTGGTCAAAGGATTTTTTTTCTCCCTCACCCCCCCCTTGAAAATTTCCCTTGTTTTGAAGCAGATCCGTTTCATCGGATTCCAATCCCTATCGGTCATTTTCCTTACCGGAGCCTTCACCGGCATGGTACTTGCCTTCCAGGGATACAACACCCTCAGCCGGTTCGGTTCGGAAGCCTTTCTTGGCCCTATGGTGGGGCTCTCACTCATCAAAGAAATGGGTCCGGTCATCTCCGCCCTGATGGTTACGGGCAGGGCCGGATCGTCGGTGACGGCCGAAATCGGAATCATGAGGATCAGCGAACAGATCGACGCCCTGAAACTCATGGGCCTAAACCCTTACCGGTACCTCATCGTTCCTAATTTCATCGCCGCCCTGGTGTCTGTCCCCCTGCTTGCGGCCATCTTCGATGTGGTGGGCATCTTCGGGGGCTACCTCATCGGGGTCCGGTTGCTTGGCGTGGGTTCAGGGGTCTACTTCGGGGAAATGATCAGCTATATGGAGATGAAGGATATCATTGAGGGGATGTTCAAGTCCCTGAATTTCGGAATAATCATCAGCTGGGTTTGCTGTTTCAAGGGGTACTACACGGGCGTTTACACGGGATTCGGGGCGGAAGGGGTCAGCAAGGCCACCACCCAGGCCGTTGTGCTATCGTCGGTGTTGATCCTGGTGTGGGACTATTTCATGACATCCACCCTTTTTTGAGTATGGACATGATCAAGGTTGAAAACCTCCACAAGTCCTTTGGAAAGACCCCGGTTCTAAGGGGTGTCTCCTTCGAAGTCCCGGTTGGGAAGATCCTCGCCTTGATCGGAAGGAGCGGATCGGGCAAGAGCGTACTCCTCAAGCACATTGCCGGATTGTTGAAGCCTGACGAGGGGAGGATCCTTGTGGACGGGAAAGACCTGGGGGATCTTAAAGGAAAGCAACTCCTGGACATGAGGAACCGGTTCGGATTTCTTTTTCAGGGAGGGGCCCTGTTTGATTCCATGACCATTTTCGACAACGTGGCTTTCTCCTTGAGGGAGAAAACAAGGTTAAGGAAGGAAGAGATCAGGAAAAAGGCCCTTTACGAGTTGGAGCAGGTGGGGTTGGTCGGATCCGGGGGCAAGTATCCCTCTCAGGTCAGCGGGGGGATGGTCAAGCGGGCGGCCCTGGCCCGCTCCCTGGTGCAAGAGCCTGAAATCATGTTGTTCGATGAGCCCACCACGGGCCTGGACCCCCTGACCGGGGAGTCTATTCTCACCTTGATCCATTCCTGCCACAAACGGATCGGTTTCACAGGGGTGATCGTGACTCATGAAATACCCAAGATTTTCGCAATCGTTGACAGGGTGGCCTTGCTCCACGAAGGGAGGATCCATTTCCATGGCACCCCGGAAGAGATGATCTCTTCCCGGGACGTCCTGGTCCAAAATTTCATCACCGGGGGCACGGAGGGGCCGATCCACGCCTACCTCCGGGATTTGCTCCCGACCCGGAAGATACTGCAAGGGAATTAGTGTCCAAGGGTAAGAGAAGGGGTGAAGAGGAAAGATGCGGAAGCTTGATATCGAGTTGTCGGTTGGGCTTTTTATCATCGCAGGACTCATCTGTCTGGGATATCTTTCCATCAAGCTTGGAAGGATGGAGGTCCTGGGGGGGAAGGGATACGAGATCTATGCCCGGTTCACCAATACCGGCGGATTGAAGGTCGGGGCTTCCGTCGCCATTGCGGGGGTGGAGGTCGGAAGGGTGAAGAGTATCACCCTTGAGGATTACCAGGCCCGTATCGTCATGAACCTCGACGAGAGCATCAAGATCCAGGAAGACGCCATCGCCTCAATCAAGACCCGGGGGCTTATCGGGGAGAAGTACGTGGAAATTACGCCGGGAGGGTCCGATCAGATCATCGAGCCTGGAGGGCGAATACGGGAGACACAACCCGCCGTGGATTTCGAGGAACTTATCTCCAATTTCGTATTTGGAAAAATTTGATTGAAAAGGATGGAGGTGCCCCCCCCTCACCGTAAATTGAAAGGTCAAGGCTTTCATATCCAAGCAGCTGATCCCGGTGCCTGCGTTTTTCAATCGTCGCCGGCTCTGTCTAGCCCCTGTTCCTGTTCTGCTGAAAAGAAGACGGGAAAAGAACCGTAATCGTCTCCAAGGAGGAACTGATTCAATGAGAGCCCTGGTAATCATCCTGTCGAGCCTTTTTGCCGCTGGTCTTGCGGCAGGACCCGCCGATGCCGGTGTCCCCACTGAAAAAATCAAGGAGACCACGAGGGAAATCCTCAGCATTGTAACGAACCCGGCCATGAAGGATCCTTCCATGAAGGAGGAAAGGAGGAAGTGTATCCGACAGGTCGTGGACAAGCGCTTTGATTGGCGTGAAATGGCCAGGAGGGCCTTGGCCAGACACTGGGCGGCAAGGAGCGAGGAAGAGAGGGGACAATTCATCAAACTCTTCTCCAACCTGATCGAAAAGACCTACCTTGAAAAGGTGGAAGGCTATTCGGGGGAAGAGGTCAGGTACGTGGGTGAACGGATCGATGGCAGGTTCAGCGAGGTTCGGGTGAAAATCCTGACAAAAAAGTCTGAAGAAATCGATGTCACCTACCGATTGAAAGAGAAGGACGGGGATTGGCTGGTCTACGATATCTCCATAGCCGGGGTCAGTCTCGTCAACAATTACAGGGTCCAATTCAATAGTATCATTTCACGCTCCTCTTACCGGGCCCTGGTCAAGAAGATCGAAGAGAAGCTCGCCCAGCCCTGACCTCGCCAGGAGATAGGGGATTCCATTTTTGAAAGGAGTCTGCTCCCATGTTGAAAAGGCCGGGTCTTATAATTGCGTTGTTGGCCTTAGCCTTCCTGCTGCCCGTCACGCTACATGCCGAAACCATCAAAGATTTTTATGACGATCTCCGGTTTCTGGAGACCCTGCAAGGGAAATCCCCCAGAGGAGGAGCGGTGCATGACGGAGGTGCGGGATTGTCTTCCTCCGGATATGTCGTTCGCGGAAAGATCCCTCCCTTGCCCCTCCGGGTCGCGAAATCAGGCGATGATGAGTCGGCGGGTAGTGAGCCCATCGCCGGGGGCGGGGATGAGGACCCATATGTGGAGGAACTACCACCCCAGGTGCCAGATCCCCTTGAACCCATCAACCGGGCCATATTTCAATTCAACGACAAGCTCTA
Proteins encoded in this region:
- a CDS encoding type III pantothenate kinase; translated protein: MLFCIDVGNTNIVWGITDGDHILNHWRIRTERDITADELGILIHNLFRNSGHRLEEVSDIIISCVVPPLLNTLEEFCSRYFKVAPLIVGPETDTGMPILYDNPREVGADRIVNAVAAYEKYKNALVIVDFGTATTFDCVSPEGAYIGGAIAPGVIISCEALFQKASKLPRVEIFVRPKEVIAKDTISSMNVGIVYGYAGLVDGIVGRIKREMASNPTVLATGGLAPLICEVSETIDRVEEYLTLEGLMSIFKRNR
- a CDS encoding ABC transporter substrate-binding protein, with the protein product MRALVIILSSLFAAGLAAGPADAGVPTEKIKETTREILSIVTNPAMKDPSMKEERRKCIRQVVDKRFDWREMARRALARHWAARSEEERGQFIKLFSNLIEKTYLEKVEGYSGEEVRYVGERIDGRFSEVRVKILTKKSEEIDVTYRLKEKDGDWLVYDISIAGVSLVNNYRVQFNSIISRSSYRALVKKIEEKLAQP
- a CDS encoding LD-carboxypeptidase encodes the protein MTLKAQGLNTGDGIGVMAPAGPVFPEAVRKGMELLESRGFRVHPAPHLFDRKGYLAGEDDVRARDLLDLFEDPSVKAILCARGGYGTLRILDKIDYGLISRNPKILVGYSDITALLLALYEKTGLVTFHGPMVTDLGRKAARNLDGLLSLLSSHESFPPVRLKGPVIRPGKTKGVLLGGNLALLCHMVGTPFMPTLDGAVLFLEETGEAPYRIDRMITQLKLGGYLEGLSGLLLGEFSNCGSAETLFGIFRDTFSDHRIPIIAGLPVGHGLENILLPVGIEVALDTEKKTLRLLESGILS
- the mlaD gene encoding outer membrane lipid asymmetry maintenance protein MlaD, translating into MRKLDIELSVGLFIIAGLICLGYLSIKLGRMEVLGGKGYEIYARFTNTGGLKVGASVAIAGVEVGRVKSITLEDYQARIVMNLDESIKIQEDAIASIKTRGLIGEKYVEITPGGSDQIIEPGGRIRETQPAVDFEELISNFVFGKI
- a CDS encoding ABC transporter permease, with product MDFVRSLGSETLNLVHRLGRMGIFLVKGFFFSLTPPLKISLVLKQIRFIGFQSLSVIFLTGAFTGMVLAFQGYNTLSRFGSEAFLGPMVGLSLIKEMGPVISALMVTGRAGSSVTAEIGIMRISEQIDALKLMGLNPYRYLIVPNFIAALVSVPLLAAIFDVVGIFGGYLIGVRLLGVGSGVYFGEMISYMEMKDIIEGMFKSLNFGIIISWVCCFKGYYTGVYTGFGAEGVSKATTQAVVLSSVLILVWDYFMTSTLF
- a CDS encoding ABC transporter ATP-binding protein: MIKVENLHKSFGKTPVLRGVSFEVPVGKILALIGRSGSGKSVLLKHIAGLLKPDEGRILVDGKDLGDLKGKQLLDMRNRFGFLFQGGALFDSMTIFDNVAFSLREKTRLRKEEIRKKALYELEQVGLVGSGGKYPSQVSGGMVKRAALARSLVQEPEIMLFDEPTTGLDPLTGESILTLIHSCHKRIGFTGVIVTHEIPKIFAIVDRVALLHEGRIHFHGTPEEMISSRDVLVQNFITGGTEGPIHAYLRDLLPTRKILQGN